The following coding sequences are from one Arachis hypogaea cultivar Tifrunner chromosome 7, arahy.Tifrunner.gnm2.J5K5, whole genome shotgun sequence window:
- the LOC112703633 gene encoding sodium/calcium exchanger NCL: MAPSLTSRRVLLPLTVLVILCAHAHAVRFFSHSLPSSDLLSDGLPEPSSSDEKGSLIRLPTASSFRFLRAAESKCEQTYGFLPCTTTVLGNLFLIIVYGFLMYTAATYLSSGSELLLEILGPGIVGGLFLPILGALPDAMLILVSGLSGSKETAQDQVSVGMGLLAGSTVLLLTIIWGTCVIVGKCDLVNSVALDSVDTRGYSLTGSGVSTDIWTSYAARIMIISVLPFLIVQLPQLLHSSSGRHLAVLIALIVSLLLLASYCFYQVFQPWIQRRKLEYVRHKHVILGLLRHLKQRALGRLLKENGEPDREIIRKLFTTIDENSDGNLTHGELRALVVGIQFEEVDLDHDDAVKRIMNDFDTSRNELVDEEEFVNGVCRWLDRARGSRPASGDAGPHTVKFLSNFHNETKREHDLLDVSGQNEEVSEGVEKSKWTTVKALLFLLLGTVIAAAFADPLVDAVDNFSDATSIPAFFISFIALPLATNSSEAVSAIIFASRDKRQTASLTFSEIYGAVTMNNVLCLSVFLALVYVRGLTWDFSSEVLVILVVCIVMGVLGSFRTCFPLWTAIIAILLYPFTLALVYVLDYVFGWS, translated from the exons ATGGCTCCATCTCTCACTTCCCGCCGCGTCTTGCTCCCCCTCACCGTCCTCGTCATCCTCTGCGCTCACGCCCACGCTGTTCGCTTCTTCTCGCACTCTTTACCTTCTTCCGATCTGCTTTCTGATGGTCTTCCAGAACCTTCTTCTTCTGATGAGAAGGGGAGCCTCATTCGGCTTCCGACAGCGTCATCATTCAGGTTCCTGCGTGCTGCTGAGTCCAAGTGCGAGCAGACGTACGGGTTCTTACCGTGCACCACCACGGTGCTTGGGAACTTGTTCTTGATCATAGTTTATGGCTTCCTTATGTACACCGCTGCTACCTACTTGTCCTCTGGGAGTGAGCTCTTGCTTGAGATCTTGGGCCCTGGAATCGTTGGCGGCTTGTTCCTTCCAATTCTTGGTGCTTTACCTGATGCCATGCTCATTCTCG TGTCTGGGCTTTCAGGTAGTAAAGAAACTGCTCAAGACCAGGTCTCTGTTGGAATGGGCTTGCTAGCTGGGTCAACGGTGCTGCTTCTGACTATAATATGGGGTACCTGCGTAATTGTCGGCAAGTGTGATCTGGTGAATTCAGTTGCATTGGATTCAGTAGACACGCGGGGATACAGTTTAACTG GTTCTGGTGTTAGTACCGACATTTGGACCAGTTACGCAGCAAGGATTATGATTATATCTGTACTTCCGTTTTTGATTGTTCAATTACCACAACTTCTCCATTCATCATCAGGAAGGCACTTGGCTGTTTTGATTGCTCTTATTGTCTCGTTGTTGTTACTAGCTTCTTATTGCTTTTATCAG GTTTTCCAACCCTGGATACAGAGGAGGAAACTTGAATATGTTAGGCACAAGCATGTTATTCTAGGACTTTTGAGACATTTGAAGCAGCGTGCATTGGGAAGGCTGCTCAAAGAAAACGGTGAACCGGACAGAGAAATTATTAGAAA GTTGTTTACAACAATTGATGAAAACAGTGATGGGAATCTTACTCATGGTGAATTGAGGGCACTAGTTGTTGGAATTCAATTTGAGGAAGTTGACCTGGATCATGATGATGCCGTAAAAAGAATAATGAATGACTTTGATACTTCACGCAATGAACTTGTAGATGAAGAAGAATTTGTTAATGGCGTCTGTAGATGGCTTGACAGAGCCAGGGGTTCTCGACCTGCGTCTGGTGATGCTGGCCCCCACACAGTGAAATTTTTAAGCAATTTTCACAAT GAAACAAAGAGGGAACATGATCTCCTGGATGTGAGTGGTCAAAATGAAGAAGTTTCTGAAGGTGTTGAGAAATCAAAATGGACTACAGTCAAGGCATTGCTGTTTTTACTACTGGGAACTGTTATCGCTGCTGCATTCGCTGATCCTCTGGTTGATGCAGTTGACAACTTCTCCGATGCTACAAGTATTCCtgctttcttcatttcttttattGCTCTGCCTTTGGCAACCAATTCAAGCGAAGCAGTTTCGGCAATTATTTTCGCTAGTCGCGATAAGAGACAAACTGCCTCATTAACATTTTCAGAG ATATATGGTGCAGTGACAATGAACAATGTGCTATGCCTATCAGTGTTCTTAGCATTGGTCTATGTAAGAGGATTGACATGGGATTTCTCTTCAGAAGTTTTGGTGATTCTTGTTGTTTGCATTGTGATGGGTGTACTTGGCAGCTTCCGTACATGCTTCCCTCTATGGACAGCCATAATAGCTATCCTCCTTTACCCTTTCACCCTGGCATTAGTCTATGTTCTTGATTATGTCTTTGGTTGGTCATAG